ACACTAACACCGGGCTCGACGTCGGTACAGTGGCCAGTGCGTTAAAAAATTTGTTGCCCGGTGATGGCGATGACCTGAATATCGGAGCGTTGGTTTCACAATTTGGTTCAGGTGGTTTGGCATCGATGGTCGGGTCATGGTTAGGTGATGGTGACAACGATGCAATAGCCGGCACCAATATTGTTGATGCATTAGGCTCACAAAAGGTTGCTTCGTTTGCTTC
This is a stretch of genomic DNA from Gammaproteobacteria bacterium. It encodes these proteins:
- a CDS encoding YidB family protein; protein product: MSTEIKKEKLMSLLQMAAQLFLDKSDTNTGLDVGTVASALKNLLPGDGDDLNIGALVSQFGSGGLASMVGSWLGDGDNDAIAGTNIVDALGSQKVASFASELGIDTDKASEGLAGMIPELINKNSSGGSLLDSVGGAAGMASFAKKLF